A genomic stretch from Solanum stenotomum isolate F172 chromosome 8, ASM1918654v1, whole genome shotgun sequence includes:
- the LOC125873278 gene encoding protein FAR1-RELATED SEQUENCE 8-like translates to MEEGLGTSEQLPGDEGSDNEAASEEVFDITCNGIESDGDQVLNIEANELGTTAGQILEFESHEAEKNCEYVLNFESGAPRDNSHQLPEFHSNGLEDLRCGNTAIIDGHTGSSLGKSYPPPVVGMEFESYEDAYNYYNCCAKELGFAIRVKSSWTKRNSKEKRGAVLCCNCEGFKTMKEANSRRKETRTGCLAMVRLRLVESNRWRVDEVKLEHNHLFDPERVQNSKSHKKMDAGVKRKLEPAVDVEVRTIKLYRTPAVETPGEGSSDERAVSSQIDGSTRLKLKEGDTQVIYNFFCRVQLTKPNFFYTMDFNDEGYLKNVFWIDSRSRAAYAYFGDVVVVDTTCLSKKYDIPLLAFFGLNHHKETLLLGCSLLADESFEAYVWLLRAWLSCMSGRPPQTIITDRCKALQNAISEVFPRANHRLNLSIILDSIVNSVGEVGESEVFHEVLYNTVYSSLKIDEFEVAWEEMAQQFGCRGYGWFQSLYEDRERWAPIYMKDTFLAGISIDQRGEFMCPFFDGFVHKQTNLREFFDIYDFVLQKNHQKEVLCDLDSKESSPVLRTRCNYELQLSKLYTKEIFLKFQEEMSLMSNCSGIAQIHANGPIITYMVKERGVQGDTSDARDVEVTYDKIGVEVRCMCSCFNFKGYLCRHALSVLNYNGIEEIPNHYILTRWRKDFKRLYAPELGSSNIDISNPVQLFDHLHRRAMQVVDEGMASQDHYMVAWQAFKESLNKVRLAADKRVS, encoded by the coding sequence ATGGAGGAAGGTTTGGGAACCAGTGAACAACTTCCTGGGGATGAGGGAAGTGATAATGAGGCTGCCAGTGAGGAAGTTTTTGATATTACATGCAATGGCATTGAGAGCGATGGTGACCAAGTGCTAAACATTGAGGCCAATGAGCTTGGAACTACTGCTGGGCAAATTCTTGAGTTTGAAAGCCATGAAGCTGAGAAAAACTGTGAGTATGTGCTTAATTTTGAAAgcggtgccccaagggacaatagTCATCAGTTACCTGAGTTTCATAGCAATGGTCTTGAGGATCTAAGATGTGGCAATACAGCAATTATTGATGGTCACACTGGTTCATCCCTGGGAAAGTCTTATCCCCCTCCGGTTGTCGGCATGGAATTTGAATCTTACGAGGATGCTTATAATTATTACAACTGCTGTGCTAAGGAACTTGGTTTTGCCATCAGGGTGAAGTCTTCATGGACAAAACGCAACAGTAAAGAGAAGCGTGGTGCTGTTCTCTGTTGCAATTGTGAGGGTTTCAAGACAATGAAAGAAGCAAATAGCCGAAGAAAAGAAACAAGGACAGGTTGCTTAGCGATGGTAAGGTTGAGATTGGTGGAGTCCAATAGATGGAGGGTGGATGAGGTTAAGCTTGAACATAACCATCTCTTTGATCCTGAAAGGGTGCAAAACTCCAAGTCACACAAAAAGATGGATGCAGGGGTTAAAAGGAAGTTAGAGCCAGCAGTTGATGTGGAAGTGCGAACAATTAAGTTGTACAGAACTCCTGCTGTTGAGACACCAGGCGAGGGAAGCTCAGATGAAAGAGCAGTCAGCAGCCAGATTGATGGGTCCACACGTTTAAAACTCAAAGAAGGTGATACCCAAGTCATATACAACTTCTTCTGTCGGGTGCAGCTTACGAAGCCAAACTTTTTCTACACTATGGATTTTAATGATGAAGGGTATCTAAAGAATGTGTTTTGGATTGATTCCAGATCCAGAGCGGCATATGCTTATTTTGGTGATGTGGTTGTGGTCGACACAACATGCTTGTCAAAAAAATATGACATCCCGCTTCTAGCATTCTTTGGACTAAACCACCATAAGGAGACTCTTTTGTTGGGCTGTAGTTTGCTTGCTGATGAAAGTTTTGAGGCATATGTTTGGTTACTGAGAGCATGGCTATCATGTATGTCAGGACGCCCTCCACAAACTATCATCACAGATCGCTGCAAAGCCTTGCAAAATGCAATATCTGAGGTATTTCCTCGGGCTAACCATAGGCTTAATTTGTCAATTATTTTGGACAGCATTGTCAATTCAGTAGGGGAAGTGGGGGAATCAGAAGTATTCCATGAGGTACTGTATAATACGGTGTATAGCTCTCttaaaattgatgaatttgaagtTGCATGGGAGGAAATGGCCCAGCAATTTGGATGTAGGGGCTATGGGTGGTTTCAAAGTTTGTATGAGGATCGAGAACGATGGGCTCCTATTTATATGAAAGATACATTTCTGGCTGGAATATCTATTGATCAGCGTGGTGAGTTTATGTGTCCCTTCTTTGATGGATTTGtacataaacaaacaaatttgaGAGAATTTTTTGACATATATGATTTTGTACTGCAAAAGAATCATCAGAAGGAAGTTCTTTGTGATCTTGATTCAAAAGAATCTAGCCCCGTCTTGAGAACAAGGTGCAATTATGAGTTACAGCTCTCTAAATTGTatactaaagaaatatttttgaagttCCAAGAGGAGATGTCGTTGATGTCTAATTGTTCAGGTATAGCACAAATTCACGCCAATGGACCCATCATAACATATATGGTTAAAGAACGAGGGGTTCAAGGAGACACGAGTGATGCAAGAGATGTTGAAGTTACTTATGATAAAATAGGGGTAGAAGTTCGATGTATGTGCAGTTGTTTCAACTTCAAAGGCTATCTCTGCAGACATGCTTTATCTGTGCTCAACTACAATGGTATAGAGGAAATCCCAAATCATTATATATTGACTCGCTGGAGAAAGGATTTTAAACGCTTGTATGCACCAGAACTTGGCTCAAGCAACATAGATATTAGTAACCCTGTTCAACTGTTTGATCATTTGCACAGACGTGCCATGCAAGTAGTTGACGAAGGGATGGCTTCTCAAGATCACTATATGGTTGCTTGGCAGGCGTTTAAGGAGTCCTTGAATAAGGTTCGTCTTGCAGCGGACAAACGTGTATCATAG
- the LOC125875147 gene encoding protein FAR1-RELATED SEQUENCE 6-like, whose translation MDGLSLNAAIFDDETEEFDIDGECAMTEYAGQSGVLEGENPVPPTVGMEFETYEDVYYFYNCYAKAHGFGVRVSNTWYRKSRERYRGKLSCSSAGFKKKSEANRPRPETRTGCPAMIKFRLMENKRWRIIEVELEHNHLIHPLTEKFYKSHRNNSSGSKRPLQMTGNQENQKIRLFRTVIIDPDDDGKLNIDEGEFRNMIDQSNNHLILKPGDAQAILSFFTDLQLVNPDFFYVMDLNDKGCLRNVFWAEARFKATYGYFGDVVRIDTACLISKYEVPLVVFAGVNHHGQSVPLGCGLVAGETVESFIWLLRAWLTYMVGRPPQTIIIDESRAMQTAIADVLPRASHCISLSHIMKKVPEELGGLHAYEVIKKAFTKAIYQSSRIDDFETAWEDMMLCHGIRDHKWLQTLHENRKHWVPVYLKDKFLAGMFGVTLRKREVSSPFDEYLSNHTPLKEFLDGYNQCLKEIYQREALADSESRNPSCMLKSRFYFEMLLSKIYTNHIFAKFQIEIEGMFSCLSTRQVGIDGSIITYIVKEREVENMNEAKDYEVTFNTDVADVLCGCGLFNLEGFLCRHTLCVLSQNGFKEIPPQYILSRWRKDVHRNYVLDYSCNFIDTKNPVHRYDNLYKCAVKLVEEGRKSHERYKFTLEALGEILNRVSLQDHNTL comes from the coding sequence ATGGATGGTCTTTCACTCAATGCTGCCATCTTTGATGATGAAACTGAGGAATTTGATATTGATGGAGAGTGTGCGATGACGGAGTATGCTGGTCAGTCTGGTGTTCTTGAAGGCGAAAATCCTGTTCCTCCGACTGTTGGAATGGAGTTCGAGACATATGAGGATGTGTACTACTTTTACAACTGTTATGCTAAAGCGCACGGATTCGGGGTCAGAGTGAGTAATACATGGTATAGGAAGAGTAGGGAAAGGTATAGAGGAAAACTAAGCTGCAGCAGTGCAggatttaaaaagaaaagtgaagcAAATCGGCCCAGACCTGAGACAAGAACTGGCTGTCCAGCTATGATCAAGTTCAGATTGATGGAGAACAAAAGATGGAGAATaattgaagttgaacttgaacACAACCACCTCATTCATCCGTTAACTGAAAAGTTCTATAAATCTCACAGAAACAACAGTTCTGGGAGTAAAAGGCCCTTGCAGATGACTGGTAATCAAGAAAATCAGAAAATTAGGTTATTCAGAACTGTCATTATTGATCCAGATGATGATGGAAAATTAAACATTGATGAAGGTGAATTCAGGAACATGATTGACCAGTCAAACAACCATTTGATTCTTAAACCTGGAGATGCTCAAGCAATTCTCAGTTTCTTCACTGATCTACAGTTGGTAAACCCTGATTTCTTTTATGTAATGGACCTAAATGATAAAGGATGTCTGCGGAATGTGTTCTGGGCAGAAGCAAGATTTAAGGCCACATATGGTTATTTTGGTGACGTTGTTAGAATTGACACTGCTTGTTTGATCTCAAAATATGAGGTTCCACTTGTGGTATTTGCTGGAGTTAACCACCATGGACAATCTGTGCCACTAGGCTGTGGTTTGGTTGCAGGAGAGACTGTAGAGTCATTTATATGGTTGTTGAGGGCATGGTTGACATACATGGTTGGCCGCCCTCCACAGACCATCATTATTGACGAATCTAGAGCTATGCAAACTGCTATCGCTGATGTTCTCCCGCGGGCATCTCATTGCATTTCTTTGTCTCATATCATGAAGAAAGTTCCGGAGGAATTGGGTGGGTTACACGCATATGAAGTCATCAAGAAAGCATTTACTAAAGCAATTTACCAATCATCAAGAATAGATGATTTTGAAACAGCTTGGGAGGACATGATGCTATGCCATGGAATTAGGGACCATAAATGGCTCCAGACACTCCACGAAAATCGTAAACACTGGGTCCCTGTCTATTTAAAGGATAAATTTCTAGCGGGGATGTTTGGTGTGACACTCCGGAAGAGAGAGGTTTCTTCTCCTTTTGATGAGTATTTGTCTAATCATACTCCCCTGAAAGAGTTCCTTGACGGCTATAACCAATGTCTGAAGGAAATCTACCAAAGAGAAGCACTGGCTGATTCAGAATCGAGGAATCCAAGTTGTATGTTGAAATCaagattttattttgaaatgctGCTATCTAAAATCTACACCAatcacatatttgctaaatttcAAATCGAAATAGAGGGAATGTTCTCATGTTTAAGCACAAGACAAGTAGGTATTGATGGGTCTATCATAACATACATTGTTAAGGAACGTGAAGTTGAGAATATGAATGAAGCAAAAGATTATGAGGTTACGTTTAATACAGATGTTGCTGATGTTCTTTGTGGATGTGGTTTATTCAACCTGGAGGGCTTCCTGTGCAGGCACACATTATGTGTTCTAAGTCAGAATGGTTTCAAGGAGATCCCACCACAGTACATTCTTTCGCGCTGGAGAAAGGATGTTCACCGTAACTATGTTCTTGACTACAGCTGCAATTTTATTGACACCAAGAATCCAGTTCACAGGTATGATAATTTGTACAAGTGTGCTGTGAAGTTGGTGGAGGAGGGGAGAAAATCACATGAACGATACAAGTTCACCTTAGAAGCGTTAGGGGAGATATTGAACAGAGTTAGTTTGCAAGATCATAACACTCTTTAG
- the LOC125875202 gene encoding uncharacterized protein LOC125875202: MSAMVCGKRSFFEDLQSPSPTSPSTPVSKKLRCSSTSPRRFSPPPPAAASIDHLRALFPDVDCQFLEKTLEECGNDLDVAIKRLHELHLIHAQGKSVSASEADGEMDGGIVNTAFVLNNPPADGTEWVELFVREMMSATSTDDARARATIVLESLEKSISASASAEAAQNFQKENMMLKEQIELILRDNIILKRLVAIQHERQKEHSDDRIQEVQQLKQLIAQYQGQLRTLEVNNYSLKMHLQQAQQCNSIPRHFHPDVF; this comes from the exons ATGTCTGCGATGGTTTGCGGCAAGAGATCCTTCTTCGAAGATTTACAATCGCCGTCTCCGACTTCACCATCGACGCCTGTTTCAAAGAAGCTCCGGTGTTCCTCCACCTCTCCGAGAAGATTTTCGCCGCCGCCGCCAGCGGCAGCTTCCATTGATCATCTGAGAGCTTTGTTTCCCGATGTAGATTGTCAG TTTCTTGAGAAAACCTTGGAGGAATGTGGCAATGATTTGGATGTTGCTATTAAGAGACTGCATGAACTTCATCTTATTCATGCACAAGGAAAGTCAGTTTCTGCCTCAGAAGCTGATGGAGAGATGGACGGTG GTATAGTGAATACTGCTTTTGTCCTAAATAATCCTCCAGCTGATGGCACAGAATGGGTGGAGTTGTTTGTGAGGGAAATGATGAGTGCTACAAGCACAGATGATGCTAGGGCTCGTGCGACAATAGTGTTGGAGAGCTTAGAGAAATCCATTAGTGCTAGTGCAAGTGCAGAAGCAGCTCAAAATTTTCAGAAG GAAAATATGATGCTGAAGGAGCAAATAGAACTGATTCTTCGAGACAATATCATTCTGAAACGTTTAGTGGCCATCCAACATGAACGACAAAAGGAGCACAGTGATGATAGGATCCAGGAAGTGCAGCAGCTGAAGCAGTTGATTGCTCAATATCAAGGGCAATTGAGAACTCTTGAG GTCAACAATTATTCTTTGAAAATGCATTTGCAGCAGGCTCAGCAATGCAACTCTATCCCTCGACACTTTCATCCAGACGTCTTCTAA
- the LOC125874285 gene encoding uncharacterized protein LOC125874285 has translation MVKIIACFQLQNRSSRVWTPFPLSKKLVRSFGYSKLPEQLLNISVLKLDGSSFVIHVARNATVADLKQAVEEAFNFSREDEGKILWSLVWSHFCLCYGSQKLVNDKTFINCFGMKDGDQLQFAQHVTLEYRPAKQKLDSQCDQSKQFYISNAHEVNVEDNGNIDHQEKSKMIGDFQDKDAIPKPEFKRSHFLRRWLSQSTSWIPKKKALA, from the exons ATGGTGAAGATCATAGCGTGCTTTCAGTTGCAAAATCGGAGTTCTAGGGTTTGGACTCCATTTCCGCTAAGCAAAAAACTAGTTCGGAGTTTTGGTTACAGTAAACTCCCTGAACAGCTACTCAATATCTCCGTCCTCAAATTGGATGGCTCTTCATTTG TTATCCATGTAGCGAGGAATGCTACAGTAGCAGACCTTAAACAAGCAGTTGAGGAAGCTTTCAATTTTTCGCGGGAGGATGAAGGCAAGATTCTATG GTCACTAGTATGGAGTCACTTCTGTTTGTGCTATGGAAGTCAAAAACTTGTGAATGACAAAACTTTTATCAACTGTTTTGGTATGAAAGATGGTGATCAG CTTCAATTTGCACAGCATGTCACGTTGGAGTACAGGCCAGCTAAACAAAAACTGGATAGCCAATGTGACCAGTCCAAACAATTCTATAT TTCAAATGCTCATGAAGTGAATGTTGAAGATAATGGCAACATTGACCACCAAGAGAAGAGCAAAATGATTGGTGATTTTCAAGACAAGGATGCAATTCCTAAACCAGAATTCAAGCGGTCACATTTTTTAAGAAGATGGTTATCTCAATCAACATCTTggataccaaaaaaaaaagcctTAGCCTAA